From Bacteroides uniformis:
CCTGAAAAGATGATCTCCAAACTGGGACTGGGCCGGCTGAGTGTGTCGGTCTTCGGACGTAATCTCTTCTACTTCTACAAAGCACTGAAAAACTACGATGCGGAGTCGTCCGTCGGAACATCCTGGGCCAACCAGGCTACCGTGGGAAGTTCTACCACAGCTACCCGCAGTTTCGGTGTTTCACTTCGTGCAAGTTTCTGACAAAACAACCATCCAAAAAACAACAAAGAGTATGAAAAAGACAAAGATATTATCTCTTGTTTCATTGGGAGCATTCCTCTTGACAACATCAGGCTGTACGGATTATGACTTCGACAGCAAATACGAAGACCCCTCCAAAGTAACCCAAGTCACCATCAGTAATCTGATGGTAGGAGTCTTCCAAAAAGTAAAGGACTATGATGTTTACGAATACAACCGGTTCTTCGGATTCGATTCACAGTTTACGGGCAAGTATGCACAAACCTTCGGCTACTCCAACACTACGGATATGTATACCCCCGGCTATATACCCGCTATTGACGGACAGTGGGACAATGTGTATTCGGCACTGGCCCAGTTCCGCAAGCTGGAATCTCTCTACGAGGAAGAAAGCGCGGCAGAACAAGCCCAGGACGAGGCATTCTATCTTGCCGCCAAAGTACAGTTGTACGATTTCTTTGCCGCCACAGTGGACGTTTTCGGGGATATGCCTTTCTCGGAAGCTTGTACGCTGCCGCTTACCAACGATGTAGGTAAATCGTATGCTCATTATGACAAGGCCGAGGATATTTATAAAACCATTCTTGACGAGCTCAAAGAAATTGCTCCGCGGTTCCGCTCCATCCCCACACCGAGGAACTTCAATACACAAGACTTTATCAACAACGGGGACATGGACAAATGGGAACGCTATGCAAACTCCTTGCGACTGCGCCTTGCCATGCGCGTAGCCGCGCAAGGAGACTTGCAGGCGGAAGGCCGTACCGCCATCAAGGAAATCCTGGAAAATCCGTCAGCCTATCCGTTGATAGAGGAACAAGAAAACAACATTCTCATTGTCAACCAGAAGTCTGGGCAACTGAACTTCACCGCAGGCCACGGACTGGGTGACTGGGTAACCAACCGACTTGCTTCGGGCGCCATCATCGACCGCATGCTGGGCCATGGCAACTATGATATGACCAGCAATGACCCACTGAGCGGCGTTTATGTGAAAGGAGAAGACGACCCGCGCATCCTGCTCAACTTCAATCCCGTGAAGATTACCAACCAAAACACCGGTCAATTGGACGAGCACCGTTATCTGGGTACAGACCTTACCGTGGCGGATGAGCTGACGGAATATTACAACTCGCAGGCACAAGACGAAGTCAATACCAGCAACACCGGTTTCTCACAAATCACGCAGAAAGGTTTCTTTTGGGAAAACGACAAATTCGACATGCTGA
This genomic window contains:
- a CDS encoding SusD/RagB family nutrient-binding outer membrane lipoprotein, encoding MKKTKILSLVSLGAFLLTTSGCTDYDFDSKYEDPSKVTQVTISNLMVGVFQKVKDYDVYEYNRFFGFDSQFTGKYAQTFGYSNTTDMYTPGYIPAIDGQWDNVYSALAQFRKLESLYEEESAAEQAQDEAFYLAAKVQLYDFFAATVDVFGDMPFSEACTLPLTNDVGKSYAHYDKAEDIYKTILDELKEIAPRFRSIPTPRNFNTQDFINNGDMDKWERYANSLRLRLAMRVAAQGDLQAEGRTAIKEILENPSAYPLIEEQENNILIVNQKSGQLNFTAGHGLGDWVTNRLASGAIIDRMLGHGNYDMTSNDPLSGVYVKGEDDPRILLNFNPVKITNQNTGQLDEHRYLGTDLTVADELTEYYNSQAQDEVNTSNTGFSQITQKGFFWENDKFDMLIMASPEIHFLKAEAYEMGYGVAKNEAKAEEEFKKAVSQSITLYYYYDSVSTGENARRYDAPTAEETASFAAAKWNSTKYTDKMDAIITQKWLHFGFLASREAWSDIRRTGYPSGLAFPEVAGTITNVPNRWRYPNTEVNYNPYYKEVSAEDTYYHKLFWAK